From a region of the Geothrix sp. 21YS21S-2 genome:
- a CDS encoding helix-turn-helix transcriptional regulator, with amino-acid sequence MDHPPLSDPMIEEVSRLFLALGDPSRLKILRCLLEAKDPMSQGAIAEATSLSQANASKHLAFLVRVGLANREPQGNVVFFTPVMPLVGDVCDLVCGHVAERVKAAYHALG; translated from the coding sequence ATGGACCATCCCCCCTTGAGCGACCCCATGATCGAGGAAGTGAGCCGTCTCTTCCTGGCCCTGGGGGATCCGTCCCGGCTCAAGATCCTCCGGTGCCTCCTGGAAGCCAAGGACCCCATGAGCCAGGGCGCCATCGCCGAGGCCACGTCGCTCTCCCAGGCCAACGCCAGCAAGCACCTCGCGTTCCTGGTGCGGGTGGGCCTGGCGAACCGGGAGCCGCAGGGGAACGTGGTGTTCTTCACGCCGGTGATGCCCCTGGTGGGGGACGTGTGCGACCTGGTGTGCGGGCATGTGGCGGAGCGGGTGAAGGCCGCGTACCACGCGCTGGGCTGA
- a CDS encoding TolC family protein — MFALAKRLVPSLVALAATAQQPLTIQDAIRKAWTGQAGLQAGEALVDRARGEAEALRALNLPTVSLGAGLTRTTEPMMVFGMHLNQARIAQTDFIPDRLNHPDAATGFGATLTVTQPLYAGGRLDAAARAGAAMAGSEAASQSHRRQQVAFAVAQAYFGAQVAEQGLRYAEDTLRQAQETERFVSARVDQGLMLRSEGDRTRAFRAQSEAGVAEARNRVASARSGLALLMGGEAAGPLATAVDAPLPALPAAPGRRGDLEALKLQGQAAREGVAAARGSLKPEVGLSLAAGTARYAVGEGGNWTTASLGAKWTFSFSDTKRVSSARAQARAAELGLKWQEQQASRETDEARRFLETAQAKIAFAKVAVEASESARTIRIARHREGLVPLVEVLDAEAGLSGARTLLLNSELEWRLGGAQLALVLGQPIEGVTE, encoded by the coding sequence ATGTTTGCACTCGCGAAACGGCTCGTTCCGTCCCTGGTGGCCCTGGCGGCGACCGCCCAGCAGCCCCTCACCATCCAGGACGCCATCCGCAAGGCCTGGACGGGCCAGGCCGGCCTCCAGGCCGGCGAAGCCCTGGTGGACCGCGCCCGCGGGGAGGCCGAGGCCCTGCGCGCGCTCAACCTCCCCACCGTCAGCCTCGGCGCGGGCCTCACGCGCACCACCGAGCCCATGATGGTCTTCGGCATGCACCTCAACCAGGCCCGCATCGCCCAAACGGATTTCATCCCCGACCGCCTCAACCACCCCGACGCCGCCACCGGTTTTGGCGCCACCCTGACCGTCACCCAGCCCCTCTATGCCGGCGGGCGCCTGGACGCGGCCGCCCGGGCCGGCGCCGCCATGGCAGGCAGCGAGGCGGCCTCCCAGTCCCACCGCCGCCAGCAGGTGGCCTTCGCGGTGGCCCAGGCCTACTTCGGCGCCCAGGTGGCCGAGCAGGGCCTGCGCTACGCCGAGGACACCCTCAGGCAGGCCCAGGAGACCGAACGGTTCGTGTCCGCCCGGGTGGACCAGGGCCTGATGCTCCGTTCCGAAGGGGACCGCACCCGCGCCTTCCGCGCCCAGAGCGAGGCCGGCGTCGCCGAGGCCCGCAACCGGGTGGCCTCGGCCCGCTCCGGCCTGGCCCTGCTCATGGGCGGGGAGGCCGCGGGCCCCCTGGCCACCGCCGTGGACGCGCCCCTTCCGGCCCTGCCCGCGGCTCCCGGCCGCCGGGGCGACCTGGAGGCCCTGAAGCTCCAGGGGCAGGCCGCCCGCGAAGGCGTGGCCGCCGCCCGCGGCAGCCTGAAACCCGAAGTGGGCCTCAGCCTCGCGGCCGGCACGGCCCGCTACGCCGTGGGCGAAGGGGGGAACTGGACCACCGCCTCCCTGGGGGCGAAGTGGACCTTCTCCTTCTCCGACACGAAGCGGGTGTCTTCCGCCAGGGCCCAGGCCCGGGCCGCGGAGCTGGGCCTGAAGTGGCAGGAGCAGCAGGCCTCGCGCGAAACGGACGAGGCCCGGCGCTTCCTGGAAACGGCCCAGGCGAAGATCGCCTTCGCCAAGGTGGCGGTGGAGGCCTCGGAAAGCGCGAGGACCATCCGCATCGCCCGGCACCGCGAGGGGCTCGTGCCCCTGGTGGAGGTGCTGGACGCGGAGGCCGGGCTCTCCGGCGCCCGCACCCTCCTCCTGAACAGTGAACTGGAATGGCGCCTGGGCGGAGCCCAGCTCGCCCTGGTCCTCGGACAACCCATTGAAGGCGTCACGGAGTAG
- a CDS encoding ABC transporter ATP-binding protein, which produces MTAVQVEDVVKRYGAFEAVKGISFEVGSGEVLGLLGPNGAGKSTLIRMMTTLIPLTSGRVRINGHDLARRPDDVRRSIGVLPQAMTSDLDLTVEENLIVYAQLYGVGRADRERRIGDLLEAVELTEWRGAMTRALSGGMRRRLEIARGLIHEPKVFFMDEPTTGLDPVSRVRVWELLRRINAERGITLLITTHYMDEADFLCGRVAIIDQGRLAALDTPASLKRSVGDGATLDDVFVRYAGHDLKGARP; this is translated from the coding sequence ATGACGGCCGTCCAGGTGGAGGACGTCGTCAAGCGCTACGGCGCCTTCGAGGCCGTCAAGGGCATCAGCTTCGAGGTGGGTTCCGGGGAGGTACTCGGCCTGCTGGGGCCCAACGGCGCGGGCAAGAGCACCCTGATCCGCATGATGACCACGCTCATTCCCCTCACCAGCGGGCGCGTGCGCATCAACGGGCACGACCTGGCCCGACGGCCCGATGACGTCCGCCGGAGCATCGGGGTCCTGCCCCAGGCCATGACGAGCGACCTGGACCTGACGGTGGAGGAGAACCTGATCGTCTACGCCCAGCTCTACGGCGTCGGCCGTGCGGACCGGGAACGCCGCATCGGGGACCTGCTCGAGGCGGTCGAGCTCACGGAGTGGCGCGGGGCCATGACCCGCGCCCTTTCGGGGGGCATGCGCCGGCGGCTGGAGATCGCCCGGGGCCTGATCCACGAGCCGAAGGTGTTCTTCATGGACGAGCCCACCACCGGACTGGACCCCGTGTCCCGGGTGCGGGTCTGGGAGCTCCTCCGGCGCATCAACGCGGAGCGGGGCATCACCCTCCTGATCACCACCCACTACATGGACGAGGCCGACTTCCTCTGCGGCCGGGTGGCCATCATCGACCAGGGCCGGCTCGCGGCCCTGGACACCCCGGCCAGCCTCAAGCGCAGCGTGGGCGACGGCGCCACGCTGGACGACGTCTTCGTGCGCTACGCCGGCCACGACCTGAAAGGAGCGCGGCCATGA
- a CDS encoding helix-turn-helix transcriptional regulator: MNQLTLTQPMISDVSRLFAALGDESRLRILKVLVDAGQPMSQGAVAEAAGLSQANASKHLIHLARVGLVNREPSGNLVLFTPVSPLVPDVCDLMCAHVAARVKAAYSSIS; the protein is encoded by the coding sequence ATGAACCAGTTGACTCTCACCCAGCCCATGATCAGCGACGTCAGCAGGCTCTTCGCCGCCCTGGGCGACGAGTCCCGGCTCCGGATCCTCAAGGTCCTCGTGGATGCCGGCCAGCCCATGTCCCAGGGCGCGGTGGCCGAGGCGGCGGGCCTTTCCCAGGCCAACGCCAGCAAGCACCTCATCCACCTCGCCCGGGTCGGGCTCGTGAACCGGGAGCCCAGCGGCAACCTCGTGCTCTTCACTCCCGTCTCCCCCCTCGTTCCCGACGTCTGCGACCTGATGTGCGCCCACGTGGCCGCGCGCGTCAAGGCCGCCTATTCCTCCATCTCCTAG
- a CDS encoding Rrf2 family transcriptional regulator, which produces MHSFSHSVNYAFRSMALLEGPPGDLRLVGDLSARTGAPRPFLGKVLQVLQKAGLVQSVRGRNGGFRLTRPAGEIHLAEVVDVLDGPEWRSSCLLGIGECTGRVDCAAWTCCREVRERMTSELTRLTVGDLGRFLPESASR; this is translated from the coding sequence ATGCATTCCTTCTCCCATTCGGTGAACTACGCCTTCCGGTCCATGGCTCTCCTGGAGGGACCGCCGGGGGACCTGCGGCTGGTAGGGGACCTCTCCGCCCGCACCGGCGCGCCCCGTCCCTTCCTGGGCAAGGTGCTCCAGGTCCTCCAGAAGGCCGGCCTGGTGCAGTCCGTTCGCGGACGCAACGGCGGGTTCCGGCTGACGCGCCCCGCCGGCGAGATCCACCTGGCCGAGGTGGTGGATGTGCTGGACGGACCGGAATGGCGGAGCTCCTGCCTCCTGGGCATCGGCGAATGCACGGGCCGGGTGGACTGCGCCGCATGGACCTGCTGCCGGGAGGTGCGGGAGCGGATGACTTCGGAACTTACCCGGCTGACGGTGGGGGACCTGGGGCGGTTCCTGCCGGAAAGCGCCTCCCGTTGA
- a CDS encoding DUF2892 domain-containing protein, producing the protein MNVDRIVHIFAGSMIMISLALGHWVSPWWFLLTLFVGVNLFQSGITNWCLMSRILAKAGVPTQGSCGL; encoded by the coding sequence ATGAACGTCGACCGCATCGTCCACATCTTCGCCGGAAGCATGATCATGATCAGCCTGGCCCTGGGCCACTGGGTGAGCCCCTGGTGGTTCCTGCTCACCCTCTTCGTGGGCGTCAACCTCTTCCAGAGCGGCATCACCAACTGGTGCCTGATGTCGCGCATCCTGGCCAAGGCGGGCGTGCCCACCCAGGGAAGCTGCGGCCTCTGA
- a CDS encoding rhodanese-like domain-containing protein, translated as MPQLSHAEFTLLAALLVGLAWFLLLRNRNRQPPLTQQQVAELRRRGALILDVRSVGEFSQGHAKGARNIPLPLLKDRLGDLDRKKPILACCASGARSASACRILLKAGFQDVHNVGSWTALKP; from the coding sequence ATGCCCCAGCTTTCCCACGCCGAGTTCACCCTCCTGGCCGCGCTCCTCGTGGGCCTGGCCTGGTTCCTCCTCCTGCGCAACCGCAACCGCCAGCCGCCGCTCACCCAGCAGCAGGTGGCCGAACTGCGCAGGCGGGGGGCCCTGATCCTGGACGTGCGCTCCGTGGGGGAGTTCTCCCAGGGCCACGCCAAGGGCGCCCGGAACATTCCCCTGCCCCTCCTCAAGGACCGCCTGGGGGACCTGGACCGGAAGAAGCCCATCCTCGCCTGCTGCGCCTCCGGCGCCCGCAGCGCCTCGGCCTGCCGGATCCTCCTGAAGGCGGGCTTCCAGGACGTGCACAACGTCGGCTCCTGGACCGCCCTGAAGCCCTGA
- a CDS encoding DUF6132 family protein, with protein MLTLLLAKRLALGILIGGGLGLGYWKLIGCSTGTCPLTATPLRAMLYGAVMGTIWALGGSSRS; from the coding sequence ATGCTGACCCTCCTCCTCGCCAAGCGCCTGGCCCTGGGAATCCTCATCGGAGGCGGCCTGGGCCTGGGATACTGGAAGCTCATCGGGTGCTCCACCGGCACCTGCCCCCTCACCGCCACCCCCCTGCGGGCCATGCTCTACGGTGCCGTCATGGGCACCATCTGGGCCCTGGGCGGCTCCTCCCGGTCCTGA
- a CDS encoding ABC transporter permease: protein MNGIAAIAGRELRKFFHAPVLIFVVVLGPLVQLLIMGNVFGGPITGTRIGVVDRDHGPHALRFREALAATSSGTGMFTTLPFADEKAAREAIQAGSLNAAVILPADLSRRVFNGDNPHVGILLDNSDQAVSAALSGKLAGITAALAAPPAPLHGSGSLALESVELYPYIAYIKYLFPGTLTLAIFLSVLFGGVMLWMEDKNRGVHEGFLVTPITRLELVLGMVLAGSAKAMICGGLFAALGSLLAGLDLLLHPVTILAVLALMAATAFAFNTLSIAMFARVDDVMLPKVLAGLLNTLLFFSSGAVYPVQAFPGWLRLLARVNPMTYAVHGFRSLIVRDAPVLVALPDFLILCAIGSVALAAGTLLFRRSL from the coding sequence ATGAACGGCATCGCCGCCATCGCCGGCCGGGAGTTGCGCAAGTTCTTCCACGCGCCCGTGCTCATCTTCGTGGTCGTGCTGGGCCCGCTGGTCCAGCTGCTCATCATGGGCAACGTCTTCGGCGGGCCCATCACGGGCACGCGGATCGGGGTCGTCGACCGCGACCACGGCCCCCACGCGCTCCGGTTCAGGGAGGCCCTGGCCGCCACGTCCAGCGGCACGGGGATGTTCACCACCCTGCCGTTCGCCGACGAGAAGGCGGCCCGGGAGGCCATCCAGGCGGGCAGCCTCAACGCGGCGGTCATCCTGCCCGCGGACCTGAGCCGGCGCGTCTTCAACGGCGACAACCCCCACGTGGGGATCCTGCTGGACAACTCGGACCAGGCCGTGAGCGCGGCCCTGTCGGGAAAGCTCGCCGGGATCACCGCCGCCCTGGCCGCCCCGCCGGCGCCCCTCCACGGGAGCGGGTCCCTGGCCCTGGAGAGCGTCGAGCTCTACCCCTACATCGCCTACATCAAGTACCTGTTCCCCGGGACCCTGACCCTGGCCATCTTCCTTTCGGTCCTGTTCGGCGGGGTCATGCTCTGGATGGAGGACAAGAACCGGGGGGTGCATGAGGGCTTCCTGGTCACGCCCATCACGCGGCTGGAGCTGGTCCTCGGGATGGTCCTGGCCGGTTCGGCCAAGGCCATGATCTGCGGCGGCCTCTTCGCGGCCCTGGGCTCCCTGCTGGCGGGGCTGGATCTCCTCCTGCACCCCGTCACGATCCTGGCCGTCCTGGCGCTCATGGCGGCCACGGCCTTCGCCTTCAACACCCTCTCCATCGCCATGTTCGCCCGGGTGGACGACGTGATGCTGCCCAAGGTGCTGGCCGGGCTCCTGAACACCCTGCTGTTCTTCTCCAGCGGGGCGGTCTACCCCGTCCAGGCCTTCCCCGGCTGGCTGCGGCTCCTGGCGCGGGTCAATCCGATGACCTACGCCGTCCACGGGTTCCGCTCCCTCATCGTCAGGGACGCCCCGGTCCTGGTCGCGCTGCCGGACTTCCTGATCCTCTGCGCGATCGGGTCGGTTGCGCTGGCCGCCGGAACCCTCCTGTTCCGGCGGTCCCTCTGA
- a CDS encoding TetR/AcrR family transcriptional regulator, which yields MRPRDPGKAEKIRRMAVEMLVVEGIDGFSMQKLARAAGVSPATLYIHFKDREDLLYQLWVEQNQALTDAFLEDFDPLAPFEEGLWIQWRNRIRFFREHQLAWRFLEQVRHSALMATYGELPNIPLFEAMGTFVTTAIARGELSDFGMGAAGEANFPKGIFWSLAYAPLYELLRLEAKGEARGPGQGRPLKLDDPTLRLVFDRVLRSLRP from the coding sequence ATGCGACCCAGGGACCCGGGCAAGGCCGAGAAGATCCGCAGGATGGCGGTGGAGATGCTGGTCGTCGAAGGCATCGACGGCTTCTCGATGCAGAAGCTGGCCCGGGCCGCCGGCGTGTCCCCCGCGACCCTTTACATCCACTTCAAGGACCGGGAGGACCTGCTGTACCAGCTGTGGGTGGAGCAGAACCAGGCCCTGACGGACGCCTTCCTGGAGGACTTCGACCCCCTGGCCCCCTTCGAGGAGGGGCTCTGGATCCAGTGGCGGAACCGGATCCGGTTCTTCCGGGAGCACCAGCTCGCCTGGCGGTTCCTGGAGCAGGTGCGCCACTCCGCCCTCATGGCCACCTACGGCGAGCTGCCCAACATCCCGCTGTTCGAGGCGATGGGGACCTTCGTGACCACCGCCATCGCCCGCGGGGAGCTGTCCGACTTCGGCATGGGGGCCGCCGGGGAGGCGAACTTCCCCAAGGGGATCTTCTGGTCCCTGGCCTACGCTCCGCTTTATGAACTGTTGAGGCTTGAGGCCAAGGGGGAGGCCCGGGGACCCGGCCAGGGCCGCCCCCTGAAGCTGGATGACCCGACCCTCCGCCTGGTCTTCGACCGGGTTCTCCGGAGCCTGAGGCCCTAA
- a CDS encoding efflux RND transporter periplasmic adaptor subunit, whose amino-acid sequence MKRTLILPITALLAGLACGKHEAPQAPPMPAAKVRLAAVDPAGDAGWIAATLTATRRATLSTRMAASVTRVFANEGQHVAEGALLVSLSDGDLQGGLKAAETAVAAAQAHHRRIEALSKINASTPSELEMAATNLAQAQAGLAGVKANLAYTQIRAPFAGIVQSRMVNEGAFVGPGQPLVELEGQGALELEGTVSEQEARSLRIGLKVPFEADGKPGTAEISALSTGGDPVSHRGTIRARILGATGFRSGAFARIKSPGAAPEGLSVPRSALVVRGELSGVFVARDGKAELRWLSLGDARGAAVPVRAGLKAGEQVIDNPGTLVDGQPVEVSK is encoded by the coding sequence ATGAAACGCACCCTGATCCTGCCCATCACCGCCCTGCTGGCGGGCCTCGCCTGCGGCAAGCACGAGGCCCCCCAGGCCCCCCCCATGCCCGCGGCCAAGGTGCGCCTGGCCGCGGTGGACCCCGCCGGCGACGCCGGCTGGATCGCCGCGACCCTGACCGCGACCCGCCGGGCCACCCTTTCCACCCGCATGGCGGCCTCGGTCACCCGGGTCTTCGCCAACGAAGGCCAGCACGTGGCCGAAGGCGCCCTCCTGGTGAGCCTCTCCGACGGGGACCTCCAGGGCGGGCTCAAGGCGGCCGAGACCGCCGTGGCCGCCGCCCAGGCCCACCACCGCCGGATCGAGGCCCTCTCGAAGATCAACGCCTCCACCCCCAGCGAGCTGGAGATGGCCGCCACGAACCTGGCCCAGGCCCAGGCCGGCCTCGCGGGCGTGAAGGCCAACCTCGCCTACACCCAGATCCGCGCTCCCTTCGCGGGCATCGTGCAGAGCCGCATGGTCAACGAGGGCGCCTTCGTGGGCCCCGGCCAGCCCCTGGTGGAGCTCGAGGGCCAGGGCGCCCTGGAGTTGGAGGGCACCGTGTCCGAACAGGAGGCCAGGAGCCTGCGCATCGGCCTGAAGGTGCCCTTCGAGGCCGACGGCAAGCCCGGCACGGCCGAGATCTCGGCCCTGTCCACCGGCGGGGACCCCGTGTCCCACCGGGGCACGATCCGGGCCCGCATCCTGGGCGCCACCGGATTCCGGTCCGGCGCCTTCGCCCGCATCAAGTCGCCGGGCGCGGCTCCCGAAGGGCTCTCGGTCCCCAGGTCCGCCCTGGTGGTCCGCGGCGAGCTCTCCGGGGTCTTCGTGGCCCGGGACGGCAAGGCCGAGCTGCGCTGGCTCTCCCTGGGCGATGCGCGGGGCGCCGCGGTGCCGGTGCGCGCGGGCCTGAAGGCCGGTGAGCAGGTCATCGACAATCCCGGCACCCTCGTGGACGGCCAGCCCGTCGAGGTGTCCAAATGA
- a CDS encoding HlyD family secretion protein, with amino-acid sequence MSLSRTTRRILTAFAALLAVGAGVSIHSRVAPAPLVLAGTVDANQILISSQTAGRVAKLLVEEGQDVRAGDVIALLDPAELAASLGSFQAQASSLESQVDAAREAAASSAGEARHGLAGAQAALDMAKATLAEAAANGRKQQDLARRMLVLAQAGAVSAQDRDDALRGQEAAEAREQAARNGVAQAEAAVRSAEARTHQGVAARENVRSALGQLASARALAAGAETRLAYARVLAPSDGRIGILAVRQGEILAAGGAIATLVDLRQTWVLAAIPETRAGALKAGDRLEVRMPSGSQVTGRILVKAAEADFATQRDTGSSRRDIRAVRLKLGIDNPGSVFVPGMSADVIVPGRPR; translated from the coding sequence ATGAGTCTTTCCAGAACCACCCGGCGGATCCTGACCGCCTTCGCTGCCCTCCTGGCGGTGGGCGCGGGGGTTTCCATCCATTCGCGCGTGGCCCCGGCACCGCTCGTGCTGGCGGGCACCGTGGACGCCAACCAGATCCTCATCAGTTCCCAGACGGCCGGGAGGGTGGCGAAGCTGCTCGTCGAAGAAGGCCAGGACGTGAGGGCAGGGGACGTGATCGCCCTCCTGGACCCGGCGGAGCTGGCGGCCTCCCTGGGGTCCTTCCAGGCCCAGGCCAGCAGCCTGGAGAGCCAGGTGGACGCCGCCCGGGAGGCCGCGGCCAGCTCGGCGGGGGAGGCCCGGCACGGCCTGGCCGGCGCCCAGGCGGCTCTGGACATGGCGAAGGCGACCCTCGCAGAGGCGGCGGCCAATGGCCGGAAGCAGCAGGACCTGGCCCGGCGCATGCTCGTCCTGGCCCAGGCGGGCGCCGTCTCTGCCCAGGACCGGGACGACGCCCTCCGCGGCCAGGAGGCCGCGGAGGCGAGGGAGCAGGCTGCCCGCAACGGCGTCGCCCAGGCCGAGGCGGCGGTGCGCAGCGCCGAGGCCCGCACCCACCAGGGCGTCGCGGCCCGGGAGAACGTGCGGTCCGCCCTGGGCCAGCTGGCCTCGGCCCGGGCGCTGGCGGCCGGGGCTGAAACCCGCCTGGCCTACGCCCGCGTCCTGGCGCCCAGCGACGGGAGGATCGGCATCCTTGCCGTCCGGCAGGGAGAGATCCTGGCGGCCGGGGGGGCCATCGCGACGCTGGTGGATCTCCGGCAGACCTGGGTCCTGGCGGCGATTCCGGAAACCCGGGCGGGCGCCCTGAAGGCCGGGGACCGGCTGGAGGTGAGGATGCCCTCCGGGAGCCAGGTCACGGGGCGGATCCTGGTGAAGGCCGCGGAGGCGGACTTCGCCACCCAGCGCGACACGGGCTCCAGCCGGCGGGACATCCGGGCCGTCCGGCTCAAGCTGGGCATCGACAACCCGGGCAGCGTCTTCGTGCCCGGCATGTCCGCCGACGTGATCGTGCCGGGGAGGCCCCGATGA
- a CDS encoding efflux RND transporter permease subunit, whose protein sequence is MTDAPKLGLAGRMAKGFLRSKLTPLIVLASLMLGVMAVVLTPREEEPQIIVPMVDLYVPFPGASPREVEAQVTTPLEKRLWGIPGVEYLYGTSRPGMALVTVRFKVNEPQEPSLVKVHQELAAHPEIFPAGAMKPIVRLQTIDDVPFLTLTLHGEGQTPGQLRRMGEVLARELSTVPDTAQARVIGGARRMVRIEPDPDKLRALGMSLAELQPALQSAEAQLPAGALVDHNRRTTLEATGFVLEARELNRLVVGVRNQKPVYLADVASVSDGPDPEPPVVLYGAKGSLENAVTVALSKRAGSNATALSRLALDKVEALRGSVLPRSLKVDVTRDYGETAGDKSNELIEHLLIATLSVIALILLAMGWRSAVVVGVAVPVTLALTLLLTYLLGYTLNRVTLFALIFSIGILVDDAIVVVENIHRHMHLPGPRKSFATTVVEAVDEVGNPTILATFAVIAAILPMAFVRGLMGPYMRPIPIGASLAMIFSLAIAFVISPWAALKIFRKEAHLPEVDETGLHPATDENEPPEPDHDHNIAPEDLSTRIYRKVMRALLTSGKVRLGFLVAVLAMLGGAGALVGTGVVKVKMLPFDNKSEFMVQLDLPAGTPREDSLALGQQLARRLMQEPVVKDVQVYAQEAAPYTFVGMVRHSFLRQDASQVDIQVNLVAKGDRKEQSHAIATRLRPELEKYTVPAGARMKVVEIPPGPPVLDTVVAEIYGPTPAERARYGGEVLKAFRSVDGVVDVDSTLNPTDPKISLVLDREKAALHGVAPAHVIQTLSMAGQGFPAGSFHVLDGSSQVPVVVQLASSRRRDLRDLLQLAVPGAKGMVPLSQLVTVQEGLEEADIFHKNLMPVSYVFGDLAGRIESPVYALAALGKKIDAIPGTQGATSCSASWACRAPTSSRTPSNPPTRETP, encoded by the coding sequence ATGACCGACGCTCCCAAGCTGGGCCTCGCCGGCAGGATGGCCAAGGGCTTCCTGCGCAGCAAGCTCACCCCCCTCATCGTCCTCGCCTCGCTCATGCTGGGCGTCATGGCCGTGGTCCTCACGCCCCGCGAGGAGGAGCCGCAGATCATCGTCCCCATGGTGGACCTCTACGTCCCCTTCCCCGGGGCCAGCCCCCGCGAGGTGGAGGCCCAGGTCACCACGCCGCTCGAGAAGCGCCTCTGGGGCATCCCGGGCGTCGAGTACCTCTACGGCACGAGCCGGCCCGGCATGGCCCTGGTCACCGTGCGCTTCAAGGTCAACGAGCCCCAGGAGCCCAGCCTGGTGAAGGTCCACCAGGAGCTGGCCGCCCACCCCGAGATCTTCCCCGCCGGGGCCATGAAGCCCATCGTGCGCCTGCAGACCATCGACGACGTGCCCTTCCTCACCCTCACCCTGCACGGCGAGGGGCAGACCCCGGGCCAGCTCAGGCGCATGGGCGAGGTGCTGGCCCGCGAGCTCTCCACCGTGCCCGACACGGCCCAGGCCCGGGTCATCGGCGGGGCGCGGCGCATGGTTCGCATCGAGCCCGACCCCGACAAGCTTCGGGCCCTGGGCATGTCCCTGGCCGAGCTGCAGCCCGCGCTCCAGAGCGCCGAGGCCCAGCTGCCGGCGGGCGCCCTGGTGGACCACAACCGCCGCACCACCCTCGAGGCCACCGGCTTCGTCCTGGAGGCCCGGGAGCTGAACCGCCTGGTGGTGGGCGTGCGCAACCAGAAGCCCGTCTACCTCGCCGACGTTGCCTCGGTCTCCGACGGACCCGACCCCGAACCTCCGGTCGTGCTCTACGGCGCCAAGGGAAGCCTCGAGAACGCCGTCACCGTCGCCCTCTCCAAGCGCGCCGGCTCCAACGCCACGGCGCTGTCCCGCCTGGCCCTGGACAAGGTCGAGGCCCTGCGCGGCTCCGTCCTCCCCCGGTCCCTCAAGGTGGACGTCACCCGCGACTACGGCGAGACCGCCGGCGACAAGTCCAACGAGCTCATCGAGCACCTCCTCATCGCCACCCTGTCGGTCATCGCGCTGATACTTCTCGCCATGGGCTGGCGGTCGGCGGTGGTGGTGGGCGTGGCGGTGCCGGTGACCCTCGCCCTCACGCTGCTCCTCACCTACCTCCTGGGCTATACGCTCAACCGGGTGACGCTCTTCGCCCTCATCTTCTCCATCGGCATCCTGGTGGACGACGCCATCGTGGTGGTGGAGAACATCCACCGGCACATGCACCTGCCCGGCCCGCGCAAGTCCTTCGCCACCACCGTGGTGGAGGCCGTGGACGAGGTGGGCAACCCCACGATCCTGGCCACCTTCGCCGTCATCGCCGCCATCCTGCCCATGGCCTTCGTGCGGGGCCTCATGGGGCCCTACATGCGCCCGATCCCCATCGGCGCCAGCCTGGCCATGATCTTCAGCCTGGCCATCGCCTTCGTCATCAGCCCCTGGGCCGCCCTCAAGATCTTCCGCAAGGAGGCCCACCTGCCCGAGGTGGACGAGACCGGCCTGCACCCGGCCACCGACGAGAACGAGCCTCCCGAACCCGACCACGACCACAACATCGCCCCCGAGGACCTCAGCACGCGCATCTACCGCAAGGTGATGCGGGCCCTCCTCACCAGCGGCAAGGTGCGCCTGGGCTTCCTGGTTGCGGTTCTCGCCATGCTGGGCGGCGCAGGGGCCCTGGTGGGCACCGGCGTGGTCAAGGTCAAGATGCTGCCCTTCGACAACAAGTCCGAGTTCATGGTCCAGCTGGACCTCCCCGCGGGCACCCCCCGCGAGGATTCCCTGGCCCTGGGCCAGCAGCTGGCCAGGAGGCTCATGCAGGAGCCCGTCGTCAAGGACGTGCAGGTCTACGCCCAGGAGGCCGCGCCCTACACCTTCGTGGGCATGGTGCGCCACAGCTTCCTGCGCCAGGACGCGAGCCAGGTGGACATCCAGGTGAACCTGGTCGCCAAGGGCGACCGCAAGGAGCAGAGCCACGCCATCGCCACCCGGCTGCGGCCCGAGCTGGAGAAGTACACCGTTCCCGCCGGCGCCCGCATGAAGGTCGTCGAGATCCCCCCCGGGCCTCCGGTGCTGGACACCGTGGTGGCCGAGATCTACGGCCCCACCCCCGCCGAGCGCGCCCGGTACGGCGGCGAGGTCCTCAAGGCCTTCCGGTCCGTGGACGGCGTGGTGGACGTGGACTCGACCCTCAATCCCACCGATCCCAAGATCAGCCTCGTGCTGGACCGGGAGAAGGCCGCCCTCCACGGCGTGGCGCCCGCCCACGTGATCCAGACCCTCTCCATGGCCGGCCAGGGCTTCCCCGCCGGGAGCTTCCACGTGCTCGACGGCTCCTCCCAGGTGCCGGTGGTGGTCCAGCTGGCCTCCTCCCGCCGGCGAGACCTGCGCGACCTGCTCCAGCTCGCGGTGCCCGGCGCCAAGGGCATGGTGCCCCTCTCGCAGCTGGTCACGGTCCAGGAGGGCCTCGAGGAGGCCGACATCTTCCACAAGAACCTCATGCCGGTCTCCTACGTCTTCGGGGACCTGGCCGGGAGGATCGAGAGCCCCGTCTACGCGCTGGCCGCCCTCGGGAAGAAGATCGACGCCATCCCCGGCACCCAGGGGGCAACGTCGTGCAGCGCTTCGTGGGCGTGCAGAGCGCCGACGTCCTCAAGAACGCCCTCGAATCCGCCAACTAGGGAGACCCCATGA